The bacterium genome segment CCAGGAAAAAAGTGTCCGGCGTTATATTGAATTATTTGGAAATATATGGCCCCTGGAAAAGGTTAAAAATATTAATATCCCTGATATTACAAAATTAATATTGGTTGATACACGCCTGCCAAACCGGATAGGAAAGTTGAAAGATATTTTGAACAAAAAAAATCTTAAAATAATTATTTACGACCATCATCCGGAATTCCCGTATGATATTAAAAGTTTTCACGATTTTTCCAAAAATTACGGGGCTGCGGTGACTGTTCTTTTGGAAAAAATTAAATCCAAAAAGATAATTATCAGCCATCAGGAGGCAACTTTATTTTGCATGGGTTTGTATGAAGATACGGGTTCCCTGAGTTATCTGTCTACAACCGCTTTTGATATAAAAATGGCCGCGTGGCTCCTGGAAAAGGGTGCGGACCTCGGTGTAGTGTCTGATTTTATAAAATATGAACTGTCGGCGGAACAAAAATCGATACTGGACAAATTAAATTCTAATTTAAAAGAATTTAATATTAACGGGATTAATATTGTGGTTTCTTATGCCAAACTGAAAGATTATCTGGGAGATTTAGCTGTAATAACCCACCGTTTCAGGGATGTTAATAATTTAAATGTTGTTTTTAATCTTTTTGAGACAGAGGACAGGATTAACCTCCTGGCGCGCAGCCGGACTGAAATGGTGGACGTTAATAAGATTCTTTCAGTTTTTGGCGGCGCGGGCCATTCCCTGGCCGCGTTTGCCGCTGTCCGGAATCTTTCATTGAAAGAGGTCATCGATAAACTTATTTCTGAACTTGAAAAAAACATTAAACCTCTTTATTACGCGGGCGATATTATGAGTTCTCCCGTAATCAGCGTGTCGCCGGATATAAGTGTTTACGAATTAAAAAAAATGATGCTCAGGTTCAATCATACCGGTTTTCCTGTCGAAGAGGATGGAAAACTCGCGGGAATGATCATAAGGCAGGATATTGAAAAACTTATAAGCCATAAAATGGAAGACGAAAAAATAAGAAATTATATGTCTACAAATGTTGTTACTATTTCCAGAGATACCCCGATAGCTGAGATCAACAGGCTCCTGGTGGAAAGCAATATCGGCCGCCTCCCTGTAATTGAGAATGGAAAACTTGCGGGAATTGTCACAAGGACGGATTTAATTAAGATATTTCATTCGAGGCCCTTGCAAACGGACAAGGCTTATCACATGGATATAACCGCGGAAAAATCTTTGTTTGAAAAGCCGCTGAAGGTCTCTGAGGTAAGGTCACTGCTCCCCACGATTAATAATAAGCTCCCGGTGTGGATGAAAGAGCTTTTGAAAGACATAGGAAAACAAGGGCAGAGGTTTGGTTTTCCTGTATACGCGGTGGGGGGCTTTGTAAGAGATATTATACTTGGCCGGAAAAATTATGACCTTGATATCGTAGTGGAAGGGAACGGGATAGAATTTGCCCGCCGCCTGGCAAAGGAATTGAACGGGAAGGTAGTAGAACATAAAAAGTTCCAGACGGCAATTGTTACATTGCCGAATAAAATAAAAATTGATATTGCCACCGCCCGCACTGAATTTTATGAACACCCGGCCGCCCTGCCGAGCGTGGAAAAGAGTTTTATTAAATATGATTTATACAGGCGGGATTTCAGCCTTAATTCATTAGCTGTTAACCTTGTCCCTGAAAATTTCGGTAAGCTGCTGGATTATTTCGGCGGAAGAACGGATATCAAGAGGGGAATTATACGTGTCCTTTATAATTTAAGTTTTGTGGATGACCCAACCCGTATTTTGCGCGCGATAAGGTTTGAACAAAGGTATAATTTTGAAATTGATAAGCAGACGGAATACCTTTTGAAAAACGCTTTAAAACTCGGGATGCTTGATAAAACCGCGCCTGAGAGGCTGCGTGAAGAACTTATTTTAATATTGAGCGAGGATGACCCTCTTAAAGCGTTTATCCGGATGGAGTCCCTCGGGATTCTTTCCTGGATACATCATGATTTGAAGATTAACCGGCATGTAAAAAGAACTATGAAAGAAATCAGCGGAGTTTTGTCATGGTTCAGGTTGTCATTTTTAAAGGATTATGTTAATGTATGGATCATGTATCTTTTATCGCTTGTGGACCAGATGGACATTCCTGAAATGGAATCTCTGATAAAGAAATTTAAATTTTCAGCCGCGGAATCAAATATAATCCGGCAGGCGAAAATAAACCTGCCGGTTATTTATGATGAATTGAAACTAAAAAAGGACATGAAACCAAGCGCAATATATAAATCACTCTTTCCTTTGTCCCCGGAGGCGCTTTTGTATTTAATGGCCAATACCCAAAATGTTCTGGTTAAAAAAAGAGTGGCCCTTTTTTTAACAAATTACAGGCAGGAAAAAATACAGGTTAGCGGTAATGATTTGATAAAACTCGGCCTTGCTCCGTCGCCGGTATTTAAAGATATTCTTGACAAAATACTTGAAAAAAAACTGGATGGGGAAGTAAAATCGAAACGGGATGAGATGGAGCTTGCCAGGAAACTTGTAAAACGTGAAGGAACGTAAATCGTGAAGGATATAAAAATTTATGTAACAGATCACTGGTTCATTACGTTTCACGATTAACGATTTACGTTATTTAATATAGGAGAAACATGACACAGATCAGTGAACTGGCAATTTCATTGCCGGTACTTTTATTTGCGGTAATCGTGCATGAATGCGCTCATGGCTGGACCGCTGAAAAATTCGGGGACCCGACAGCAAGGATTATGGGAAGATTGACATTGAATCCCCTGCCCCATATAGACCCTATAGGCACGATTCTTTTACCCGTAATTTTGGCTATGGCTAATTTGCCTGTTATAGGCATGGCTAAACCGGTGCCTGTTAATTTTCAGAACCTGAGGAACCCAAAGAAAGATATTTTATGGGTCGGTATTTCAGGCCCGGTTGCTAATATCCTGATGGCTGTAATCTCGGGCCTGCTTTTAAAAATAAATTTTATCCTGGCAATTGCTCCGGTAAAATATATGCTGGCGCTCAGCGTCCAGCTAAATGTTATTCTCGCGGTCTTTAACATGACCCCGATTCCGCCTCTCGACGGGTCCCGTTTTGTATACAGCCTGCTCCCGGATAAACTGGCATATTATTACGGGAGCCTGGAACGATACGGAATTTTTATACTGCTGTTTTTAATGTATACCGGCATTTTAAATATTTTTATCGACCCGTTATTCCGGGCCGTCATGTTTATATTTCATTTTTTTGGTGTTTTATGACTAAAAATGAAGAGGTAATAAATGAAAAATAAAAGAATTTTGAGCGGAATGCGTCCAAGCGGTAAATTGCATTTAGGCCATCTCGCGGGAGCTTTGAAAAACTGGGTAAAATTTCAGGAAGAGGCTGAATGTTTTTACATGGTGGCTGACTGGCATGCGTTAACTACCGAATACCAGGACACAAAAGGGATTAAAGATAATATTAAATATATGGTGATTGACTGGCTGGCCGCAGGGATTGACCCTGGAAAGAGCGTTATTTTTGTCCAATCGCAAATAAGCGAGCACGCCGAGCTTCATTTGATTTTATCCATGTTTATAAGCGTTGCGCGGCTTGAGAGGGTACCTTCATACAAGGAGATCCAGCAGGAACTTTCAAATAAGGATCTTTCCACTTATGGTTTTCTCGGGTATCCTGTCTTGCAGGCGGGAGATATTCTTTTATATAAAACAAATTTTGTCCCGGTTGGCGAAGACCAATTGCCGCATATTGAATTAACGAGGGAGCTCGCGAAAAAAATTAACAGTTTATATAAAGATGTTTTTGTCCTGCCCAGGGGAATCCTGACGGAAACACCCCGCCTGCCCGGGCTTGACGGCCGCAAGATGAGCAAAAGCTATGACAATTCGATTTATTTGTCGGATAATGATGAAACAGTTTCAAAAAAGGTGATGTCGATGATAACGGACCCGCAGAGAATAAAAAGGCACGACCCTGGGCACCCGGATGTATGCATAGTCCACGCTTTCCATAAAATTTATAGTGTAAAGGAACTGGATAAAATAACCGAAAATTGTATTGGCGCGAAGATTGGATGTACTGATTGTAAAAGAGATCTTGCCCGGGAACTTATTGACTTACTTAAACCGATAAACGAGAAAAGGAAGGAACTTTTATCTCAAAAAGATCTGGTTGATATGATTCTGGAAGAAGGCAATGCAAAGGCAAGAAATATAGCGCAAAAAACATTGAAGGAAGTAAAGGAGGCAATAGGATTTTAATTATGAATTATCAAATAAAACTTGACAATTTTGAAGGCCCGATGGACCTGCTTTTGCATTTAATAAAAAGGGAGGAAATGGATATTTATGATATCCCTATTGCAAAAGTTACCAGGCAATACCTTGAATATATTGAACTTTTGGAAATTCTCGATTTATCATTGGCCTCTGATTTTATGTTGATGGCCGCTGTTTTGATACAGATTAAATCCAAAATGCTTCTGCCCATTGAAAATGTAAACCTGGAGGAAGAAATCGGGGATGACCCGAGAAAGGCCTTGGTCGCAAGTGTGATGGAATATAAAAAGTTCAAGGAGCTTGCAATGGAATTGGAAAAAAACAGGGCGCACCAGGAAGAAATTTTTACAAGATTGGTGCCTGAAATAAGCATAGAAGAAGAAAACGAATTCGTGGAAGCCACGCTTTTTGATCTTTTGTCCGCGTTTAAAGACGCAATAAAAAGTGTTGACGAAAAGGCTTTTCATGAGATAATAATTGAGGAATTTACCGTAGCTGATAAAATAAAAGAGATAAAAACCAGGCTTTACGCGGGTTCGGGTTTTTATTTCTCGGAAATTATGGAAGCTTGCAGGACAAAGCTTGAAGTTATTGTAACGTTTATCGCTATTCTTGAATTAATAAAACAGCAGGAAATCCAAATCAGGCAGCATGGGATTTTTGGCGAAATAAAGGTGTATCGGCTCGTGCCTCAGGATGAATTGAGTAGGGGCACGGCTTGCCGTGCCCTCGCATGAAAATATTTATTTATGGAAACGAAAGAGTTAAAAGCTATTATTGAATGCCTTCTTTTTGTGTCCCCCCAGCCTTTAGAATTAAAAAGACTTGAAGAGATTATTGGAGGAGTTGATACTCACACTATCAGGGTATTAATAAACCAGCTCCAGGATGAATATGGAAAGGAAGACAGGGGTATACAGATTGTGGAAATTGCCGGCGGTTACCGGATGAATACCCGGCGGGAATATGCTCCGTGGGTGAAAAGACTTTTTAACACAAAACTTCATTTCCGTTTGTCCCGTTCCGCGCTTGAAACATTATCCATAATCGCGTATAAACAGCCGATTATGCGGGTGGAGATTGAAGCGATTAGAGGTGTTAATGTGGAATGGGCTTTGCATACATTATTGGAAAAAAACCTGATTAAGATTACAGGCCGTTCAGACCAGCCGGGCCGCCCGCTTCAATACGGCACAACAGATGAATTTATGGTTTATTTCGGACTTAAAGATTTGTCGGAGCTTCCGCAGTTGAAAGAATTTAAAGATGTTATCCAGGCAGAAGAAGTTTTAACAAGGATAAGTGAACCCACGGGGGAAAAAATTAATGAATAAGAAAGATATATATAATTCTTGACAGTATATCGAAAAACGATATAATAAAAAGGTGCCTCAGGGTGAGGGGCCGAAATTCCCCGACCCCTCAAATAAATAAGGGGAAAATAAAAATGTCCGGGATAAAAGCTTTATTCTCAAAAAACATTTTATTTGTTTCCCTTTTTTTATTTATCTCCATCGATTCAAATTATACAGAGGCTGGTGAAAAGATAGAATATATGAATCCTCCTGCCGATTGCGGAGCAAATTGGACGGAGGATATTAACGAATGCAAGAGATGTCATAGTCAGGACATTAAGATGAGTGATGCCAATTCCCTGAGTTTTGACACGGCAACTGATGAATGCGGAGGTAATCCTCCTTATGAAGGCCCCATGCAGATGGAGACCACATCAGACGGGAAACTCGTAGTTACACATCCAGATACAACCGCAACAGTCGGGACTAATCAATGTTTTGGGAATACATTAAAAATAAACGGTTATGCGATTGCCTATTATTATTATGAAGACGGCGTTGTAAAATATGAAGACTGGTGGCCGGATGCCGATACCACTTATACCCGCAGGCATTTTTATCCGGCAGACGGGATACATAATTATAAAGTTCGTGTAATATACTGCAGCAGCGGAGCGCCGTCATGCGGGGTCGGCTGGATCAGGATTACTAAAGAGTGGGCGGTCAATATAGAAAAAAGAGAAGAGCCGGAACAGGTAAAGATCCCCCTTGGCAAAGAAATTACTGTTACAGATAATGATAAAATATATCGTATTTATATCCCCAGCAGTTCAGGCGGAATATTCACAATAGAAACCAATAATGAGACAATAGAACTTTATTATCCTGATATTTTCACAAAAATAGCAGGCCCTGATGTCAGTATTACATATTCTATTCCTTTTGAAGATGCTGACGGTAATCCCATTGATAAACATGGCTGGTATTATGTAAAGCACAATGATACAGGTACGGCAGTTGTTTCCGGTTTTGCTCTTTCCAATACAATTATCTCTAACACCTTTAAAGAAATTGGGGAAGCCAGTTACAGACCGTGGAATTTCTGGTATTATCCTTTGCAGAATCAATCTGATCCTGCAAGAAATCTTTATGGAGAGGGCGGGACTTTAACCAAATACGATGCCGCTTTTGCCGCAAAGGCAAGAGAATATGAACTGCTGAAAAATTCTAATGGCGGAGAATCTTGGGTAGGGCATTGCTGGGGAGCAACTATTTCTTCAATTCTTCTAAGTCAACCGCAGCCAATTTACTATAACGGGCAAAATTTTTCTCAAGATGAGATAGAAGGATTAGTAATGAAGTTGGGAGATACAAATGCAGATTTCCAGGTTCTAATAGACAATATTCCGGCAATTAAACCACAAGTCGGAAAAGATGATACAGATAAATTTGCCGATAAGTTTCATGCTGGGTTAGTAGAACATATTCGAAAAAAAAGAGAATCACTTCAAAGTAATCTTAGAGATCCTAAAGGTCTGGATAGTACACAGGTTTGGAATCATGCAATATACAAATATATCTCAGTAATGAAGGAAGCTGAAGAAGGCAAGGAAGACATTATAAAGATTACTACTACTATATATGCCAATGCCGATATTCCTCCCCCCAGTGATGATAATACCATATATAGAGAAGAAACTTTTGTTTATAAATTGAAATATAAATCCAAAGGAATATTAGAGGATAATTTTCCTGAACAGGATTGGATTATTGCTGCCGGATTTGCGCCCAAAAGCTTGCGTTTTATAAAAAGTAGTCCGTTTGATGGCCGGTGGGGGGTTGCTCCTAACCCTTATGTAAAGAAAGAAAATGTGGAAAAATTAGGAGTAGATTTTTCAAAATCCCCATAGTAAATTACAAGTGAGGCAAAAATGTTTAAAAGAATATTTCCCTTATATTATCTTTTGATTTTAATATTAATAATTTCTATTTTACCCGCATATAGTCAGGCCGCAATAAACCCGGATTTTACCCCTCAATGGCAAATAGGTGATTCCTGGGATATAGTAATGCGAGGAATTCAAACAGCTGAACTTGGCACTTTAAATGGTGATGTCGAAAGACCTGGTGATCCTTTTTCCATTCATTTTAGAGTTATTGATCTTAAAGAAGTAGAAGAAGATATGTGTTATGTTGTAGAAATGACTGAGGAAGGAATGGAAAATGAAGAGGCCTTGCAGCTATATGTTCGTAAAGATGATTTTACTTTGAAGAAGGTCAGAGAGATTACAAAAGATAGAATGGGTGAAATACATAAGACAGATAAATATAATGAAAGCGGACATGATTTTATAATGTTTACTATGTTTTCCATGCCTTTTTTTATAAACATCCCTTGTGATTTCCCTAATTTTCCTGCAACAAATGATAGTGAAAAACGCACTATTCAGTTGCCTGATTCTGCCCGGTTTATAACGCAAAAGGTAACTTTTGCCGATGCAAATACTGTGGAAATAGAATTATCAACCGAAAATAACGGCGGGCTTCTCAAAACCATTCAAATCTGGGAACGAGGTAAACCATGGTGGTCATCTATAAAAAGGACTTTTACCTATAAAGATACAACAAAGCCGGGGCAGCCGGAAGTGACAAAAATAGAAAACGATAATATATTGGCAGGAACCGATTTGATTCCTCCAGTATTAAATCTGACCGTTACTCCAACTGTTTTGTGGCCGCCGAACCACGAAATGGTGGAAATTACTCCTGAAATAACTGTTTCTGATAACTATGACCGTTTTCCTGAAATAAAAATTCTTTCTGTGGAAAGTAACGAGCCTGACGATGCCTTTGGTGAAGGAGACGGACATACTACACAGGATATACAAATTACTAAAGTATGGGACAATGTTAAACGTAAAGAAATTGAAAAAATATTTCTGCGTGCCGAAAGAGAAGGGAAAGGAAATGGCCGTATTTATACCATTACCTATGTTGCTACGGATTTTTCAGGCAATTCTTCAACTGTGAGTGTAAGAGTAACCGTGGCGCATGATATTGGGGAGGAAGACAGCAAGTAATTTATAATAGATAGGGTGTTTTATTGGGTTATGAGCAGAATAAAAAAATAAGAATTTTTAGTCAATATTGTGATAAAATATTGACATAGTCCTTAAAGGGAGGGGAATGATAATAAGCGCTTTAAATGGTAATCAAATATAATCTTTACCCCGTTAGAGAAAGCCACCGACTTTAGTCGGTGGTCTACCGATTTCCAAGCTGACGGTGGTTTTTCTCCTGAGGCGAATCCGCCTTTGGCGGAAATGCCACCGTCAGCGCAAACCGTTAGAGGACAAAGTTCTCTAATGGGGTTTACCATACAGAGTGTTTTTTTGTATATGCTAAATTACTAATTACACAAAATTTTAGTATTACAAAATTTTCAGGGGGAGGGTGGACGAATGCACAGGAGAGTAGTGATAACTGGAGTGGGTGTTATTTCTCCTTGCGGTACAGGCAAAAAAGATTTCTGGGCGAATGTAAAAGCGGGAAAGTCGGGGATAAATGAAATAACACGTTTTGACACGAGAGATTTCCCCACAAAAGTTGCGGGAGAAGTAAAAAATTTTGATTCCAAGTGGTATATGGAACCCAAAGCGGTATTAAGAACCGACCTTGCGACACAATTTGCGGTCAATGCGGCATGTATGGCCGCGGAAGATTCAGGAATTTATCATAACGGCCTGGATCCTGAACGGTTTGGCGTGTCCGTGGGAACGACATTGGGCGGTTTGATTTTTGCACTGGAACAACATGGTATTTTAATGGAAAAAGGCGCGTCAAGAATGAATCCTTTTACCGCATCAGCCGCATTCCCGAACGCGGCATCAAGCCAGATATCAATACATCTAAGGGCAAAAGGCCCGAGTTACACTATTTCAAACGCATGCACCTCTTCTTTCGACGCTATAGGTTTTGCTTATTACATGATCCGGAGCGGGATGATGGATGTCATGGTTTCAGGCGGAGCGGATGCGCCGCTCTATCCCACAATTTTCAGCGCGTTTTGCCTTTCGCGCATTATGTCGCAAAAGATGAATGGAACGCCCAAGCCTTTTGATATTAACAGGGACGGGATTATTTTAGGTGAAGGCTCCGGGATGTTGATTTTGGAAGATTTAGGGCATGCAATTCACCGTGACGCGAAGATTTACGCGGAAATACTCGGATATGCCTCAGCCTGTGACGCTTATCATATGACATCATATGAACCTACCGGAAACGGCGCGTTTCGCGCGGTAAAAGGGGTCCTCGAGGAATCGAGAATTTTGCCCGACGAGATAGAATTTATCCAGGCATACGCAAATGCGACATTGGTAAATGATATAGCTGAAACAATTATTATCAAAAAGACATTTAATGACTACGCGTATAAAATACCGATAACAAGCCTTAAATCGTTATTCGGACATGTCCAGAGCGCGTCAGGAGCGATAGAATTAATCGCGTCACTGGGCGCTATGGAAGACAGCGTTATTCCCCCGACAATTAATTATGAGACCCCTGATCCTGACTGTGATTTAAATTATGTTGTAAATACCTCAATAAAAAAATCATTCCGCCTTATGCTTGCGAATTGTTTCGGGTTCGGCGGCAAAAACTCCGCACTGGTTTTAAAAAAATTTGAAGAAAAATTTATCTGCGCTTTTATTCTGGAAATCCTGGAAATATTAAAAATGTTCGCCCCTGTGTTTCACAATGGTTAAAAAAATGTTTATTTTACCGATATATACAAAATAACATATTAATAGGAGGGGGTAGATGACAAGAAAAATATTTTTAGCAGTTTTGTTTTTCACCGCGGCAATTTCAAATTCCATTTTCGCGGGCGGGATTGAAGTCAGGGAAATCGGCGCGAAAGCCAATGCGATGGGAGGCGCGTTCCGCGCCCTGGCTGATGACGGGACTGCGGTTTTTTGGAACCCGGCTGGTTTGACGCAGATAAAGAACCAGAATTTTTCTTTTGACGCACCGGTTATCCAGACCAGGGCTAAGATCAGCCAGAATTTTTATGGGCCGGGCGTTATTGGCGGTTATGAGACCGGCGAGGTTAACCAGAAAAAGACATGGGCGCTCGTTCCCGTATTGGCCTATGCCTGTGATTTGCAGAAAGAAAAACTTAAGTTTGGACTGGCGGTATATACCCAGCATGGTTTAGGGATGGAATATGACTTTTTTTCAAGCCCCGATTACCCGGCTTATCCTGAAATCGATTGGAAAGGGAAGGCCGCTTTTACATCTGTTCATCCTGCGATAGCGGGGCAGGTTAATGACAGGGTAAGTATAGGAATTGGTGTTTTTGCCACAAGGGGAGATCTGGAAGAAAGAGGTGTTTTGGTTGCCCCGGGGGCAGCGGTTAACCCTGCCCTTGCAGGTTTGAATATTCCTATTGATAAGCATTTGAAAGGAGACGGCTGGGGATATGGCGGGAATGCCGGGGTTTTATGCAAAGTGAACAAAGAATTTAACTGCGGATTGACCTATCGTTCTTCCACAAGAGTCGAGGTCAGCGGCGATTCGGATGTCAGCGCTTACGGCCCCGCGAGTTTAGGTTTGGGGCTTCTCAAATCTGAAACAGCACCCTCATCTGTTGAAATAACTTTGCCGGCTAATGTAGGGTTTGGGTTGGTATATAAACCCCAGGAAAAACTTACACTTTCAACTGACATTGATTGGACCGAATGGTCCAGTTTTTCGAGTTTTGAAGTTACAAATACAGTAGATACAACCAACGCGTTAATAACTTCAAAAAGCAATTTGGTCTTTGAGTGGAAAAATATAGTCCGGTATAGTTTCGGCCTGAAATATAATTTGGAAAAAAACTGGAATATCTATGGAGGATATTACATCGATCCAAGTCCGATTCCTGATAGAACTTTAACACCCCTGATTCCAGACAGCGGGAATAAACAAAGTTTTAGAGCCGCTTTCGGGTATGAAAGTGAAAAATACGAACTTATTTTAGGATACGAATATTTGACCACTAAAAGCAGGACAGTCAATGGTTCTCCCGTAGATGCAGATGGAGATACTGTTCCTGATAATTTGCCGGGGAATTATACCTTAAAGGTAACCACAGTCAGGTTAGGCGGCAGTATTCTGTTTTAATTGATATAATTCATTTTGCGTGCCGGGAATAGGTTAGAGGGTAAAAGTGAAGGAGTATACAGCTTAGATGAAATTCGCGTTATTACAGCTTAATTTTATTGTGGGAGATATAGAAGGTAATGCCGGGAAAATAATTAATGCTGTCAGGCCATTAAAAAATGAAGACGTTGATCTGTGTGTAACTTCAGAATTGGCAATTTCAGGATACCCTCCAAGGGATTTACTGCTGAACCGGTTTTTTATTGAAAAGGCGTATCAAAAGCTTGAAGAAATTGCTAAAACTTTGACAGGCTGCCCGCCGCTTTTGATAGGTGTTGCGGAAAAAAATATATCAGGCAGGGGCAGGCCGCTTTATAATTCGGCGGTAATTTTGGGCCAGGGGAAAATAGCCGGCAGGTTTCATAAAGTGCTTTTGCCGACATACGATGTGTTTGATGAAGACAGGTATTTTGAACCGTCAACGCAGCCCCAGATTTTCAATATAAAAAACAACAAAGTCGGGATAACCATTTGTGAAGACATCTGGAATGATAAGGATTTTTGGAAGACACACAGGTACAGTTTTGATCCTATCCAGGATTTAGTTTCTAAAAATATAGATTGTGTGGTGAATTTATCAGCTTCGCCTTTTACAATCGGGAAACAAAAAATCCGCGAATCAATGCTTGCAAGCATTTCTAAAAAATATAAAATCCCATTTTTATACGTAAATCAAACAGGCGGCAATGATGATCTTATTTTTGACGGGAGAAGCTGTGCCTTCAATAGTGAAGGCAGGTTAATAGCCCGGGGTAAGGCGTTTTTGGAAGATATTGTGGTTGTGGATACAAAGACGGGTGAAGGATTTGTTAATAAAGACGATTTCACCGAGGAATCAGAATTGTGGAATGCGCTGGTCATGGGGACCCGCGATTATATCTTTAAATGCGGTTTTAAAAAAGCGATACTTGGACTGTCCGGCGGGATTGATTCAAGTGTAACGGCTTTAATTGCCGCGGAAGCAATCGGGAAAGAAAATGTAACCGGAATTCTCATGCCATCCCCCTATTCAAGCAGGGGGAGTATAGATGATTCATTGGAATTGGCCAAAAAAATTGGAATAAAAACATTAACAATACCAATAAACAATATCATGATTTCTTTTGAGAACAGTTTGGAAAAAGTGTTCCAGGGGTATCCGAAGGACATAACTGAGGAAAATATCCAGTCCCGGATCAGGGGGAATTTATTGATGGCTGTTTCCAATAAATACGGCGCAATGCTTTTAACGACGGGAAATAAGTCGGAACTCGCGGTCGGATATTGCACAATATACGGTGATATGTCGGGAGGACTTGCGGTAATCGCGGACGTGCCAAAGACTATGATATACCGGTTGACCGACTGGCTGAACAAGACAAGAGGGGATTTAATACCAAAACAAATTATATATAAGGCCCCGTCAGCGGAATTAAGGCCGGACCAGACCGACCAGGATAGTTTGCCGCCGTATAATGTGCTCGATGCGATTTTATACAGGCATATTGAGCTTTATAAATCGGAAGAAGAAATTGTTTCGGACGGGTTTGACAGGGAAATCGTGAAAAAAGTTTTAGACCTGGCCGGGAAGGCTGAGTTTAAAAGAAAACAGGCGCCTCCAGGCCTAAAAGTGACGGACCGGGCGTTTGGAACGGGCTGGAGAATGCCGATAGCGGCAAAAATAAATTTTTAAAAACAGGGTATAATAAACTCCTCCCAACCTCCTCTTTTCACGAAGTGATCACTCTGTGAAAAGAGGAGGAGTAAGAGAAGAAGGGTGTCCACTAGTTTTCCCTCTTTTTTCTCGCGAAGCGATCACTTCGTGAAAAGAGGGGTAAGGGGAGTTCGGATTTATTATTTTAAAATGAGGGATAATAAATTATGAAAACCCGAATGGGGAGAGAGTTTTGTGGATAAAATGGAAATTGGCAAAAATAATTATGCTTTTATCGATAGTCAGAATTTGAATTTAGCTGTTCGTTCGCAAGGATGGACACTTGATTTTAAACGATTTAGGCAATATTTAAAGGATAAATACAATGTAACCAAAGCATTTCTTTTTATTGGGTATGTTAACACAAATCAGGAGTTTGTATATTTCATTACAAGAGGATGGTTATATTCTGGTTTTTAAACCTACTTTTATATTTACCGAATAAAAAAGTTAAAGGCAACGTTGATGCCGAATTA includes the following:
- a CDS encoding beta-ketoacyl-ACP synthase II; the protein is MHRRVVITGVGVISPCGTGKKDFWANVKAGKSGINEITRFDTRDFPTKVAGEVKNFDSKWYMEPKAVLRTDLATQFAVNAACMAAEDSGIYHNGLDPERFGVSVGTTLGGLIFALEQHGILMEKGASRMNPFTASAAFPNAASSQISIHLRAKGPSYTISNACTSSFDAIGFAYYMIRSGMMDVMVSGGADAPLYPTIFSAFCLSRIMSQKMNGTPKPFDINRDGIILGEGSGMLILEDLGHAIHRDAKIYAEILGYASACDAYHMTSYEPTGNGAFRAVKGVLEESRILPDEIEFIQAYANATLVNDIAETIIIKKTFNDYAYKIPITSLKSLFGHVQSASGAIELIASLGAMEDSVIPPTINYETPDPDCDLNYVVNTSIKKSFRLMLANCFGFGGKNSALVLKKFEEKFICAFILEILEILKMFAPVFHNG
- a CDS encoding outer membrane protein transport protein, with the protein product MTRKIFLAVLFFTAAISNSIFAGGIEVREIGAKANAMGGAFRALADDGTAVFWNPAGLTQIKNQNFSFDAPVIQTRAKISQNFYGPGVIGGYETGEVNQKKTWALVPVLAYACDLQKEKLKFGLAVYTQHGLGMEYDFFSSPDYPAYPEIDWKGKAAFTSVHPAIAGQVNDRVSIGIGVFATRGDLEERGVLVAPGAAVNPALAGLNIPIDKHLKGDGWGYGGNAGVLCKVNKEFNCGLTYRSSTRVEVSGDSDVSAYGPASLGLGLLKSETAPSSVEITLPANVGFGLVYKPQEKLTLSTDIDWTEWSSFSSFEVTNTVDTTNALITSKSNLVFEWKNIVRYSFGLKYNLEKNWNIYGGYYIDPSPIPDRTLTPLIPDSGNKQSFRAAFGYESEKYELILGYEYLTTKSRTVNGSPVDADGDTVPDNLPGNYTLKVTTVRLGGSILF
- a CDS encoding NAD+ synthase, with protein sequence MKFALLQLNFIVGDIEGNAGKIINAVRPLKNEDVDLCVTSELAISGYPPRDLLLNRFFIEKAYQKLEEIAKTLTGCPPLLIGVAEKNISGRGRPLYNSAVILGQGKIAGRFHKVLLPTYDVFDEDRYFEPSTQPQIFNIKNNKVGITICEDIWNDKDFWKTHRYSFDPIQDLVSKNIDCVVNLSASPFTIGKQKIRESMLASISKKYKIPFLYVNQTGGNDDLIFDGRSCAFNSEGRLIARGKAFLEDIVVVDTKTGEGFVNKDDFTEESELWNALVMGTRDYIFKCGFKKAILGLSGGIDSSVTALIAAEAIGKENVTGILMPSPYSSRGSIDDSLELAKKIGIKTLTIPINNIMISFENSLEKVFQGYPKDITEENIQSRIRGNLLMAVSNKYGAMLLTTGNKSELAVGYCTIYGDMSGGLAVIADVPKTMIYRLTDWLNKTRGDLIPKQIIYKAPSAELRPDQTDQDSLPPYNVLDAILYRHIELYKSEEEIVSDGFDREIVKKVLDLAGKAEFKRKQAPPGLKVTDRAFGTGWRMPIAAKINF